Below is a window of bacterium DNA.
TATAGAACTGAAAATCATCATCAATTCTATGGCTTCTTCAATTAAATCCTGTTGTTCTTTCTCTAACACTTTAGAGTTTTCAGAATGGTTTGTATCTATCAACTCCAACCAATATTTACTCTCTTTTGCTTCTTTACGGCAAATCTTTATTCTCATAACAAATAAATTATATTGTTTTGAATTTTCAATTTTAGTCATTTGAATTTGTTTTAAGATTTCGGATTTCGAATTTCGGATTTCATTTGTTCCATTAAAGCTAAACCCATACGATTTTTGGGGATGGCTTTTATCCTATCCATTATATTCCCTATTTCTTTTGGCTCATATAATTGTAACCTTTCTTCTTCTAAGCCTATCTCTTTAAGAAGCCTCTTTGCATACTCAACCCTTCCTTTGGCAAGATCTCTGCATTCATCACAGGCAATTACAAAAATCCCATCTATTCCAGA
It encodes the following:
- a CDS encoding hydrogenase iron-sulfur subunit, translated to MRLVHIPCLKKIDILWLLSLFSSGIDGIFVIACDECRDLAKGRVEYAKRLLKEIGLEEERLQLYEPKEIGNIMDRIKAIPKNRMGLALMEQMKSEIRNPKS